One stretch of Ktedonobacterales bacterium DNA includes these proteins:
- a CDS encoding DUF433 domain-containing protein, protein MSRPEIISDPEIMLGKPMIAGTRITVEFILEQLAAGETIEQIMDGYELTREQIQAALLFAAELARIDTIHPIEPASV, encoded by the coding sequence ATGTCCAGGCCAGAGATTATCTCAGACCCGGAAATCATGCTCGGAAAACCTATGATTGCCGGAACACGCATCACCGTTGAGTTTATTCTTGAGCAGCTTGCCGCAGGTGAGACTATCGAGCAGATTATGGATGGGTATGAACTCACCCGCGAACAAATCCAGGCGGCCCTCCTCTTCGCCGCTGAGTTGGCGCGCATTGACACCATTCACCCCATCGAGCCAGCTTCAGTATGA
- a CDS encoding MerR family transcriptional regulator, producing the protein MLMYSSSESPWKSLDPDVTSPFILPPERRKTLNQRFYQSGQFAKKAAVSVRALRFYDRLGLLQPSAHTEAGYRLYTDADFFRLQQILALKFLGFALEEIKYCLQVGPTSLKETLALQKAMMQEKRARLESVIQAISETEPLLQGNGHDWEAIIHVIQVMHMEQTNDWRKKYFTDEQLKQMEELSKQSYSEEARQKLAEWGKNWTEADQERANQQWAALIAELKRLVASSQDPAGSEAQALAGQWMGMIQQFTRGDTDVLEGVKKMTSANLRGQTPYPPFFGKEDGAFLDKMLETYQERQGA; encoded by the coding sequence ATGCTGATGTATTCCTCTAGCGAGTCCCCTTGGAAAAGCCTTGACCCTGACGTTACGTCACCATTTATACTTCCTCCAGAAAGGAGGAAGACCCTGAATCAGCGTTTTTACCAGAGCGGCCAGTTTGCGAAGAAAGCCGCTGTTTCGGTGCGCGCGCTGCGCTTTTATGACCGGCTGGGCCTGCTCCAGCCATCCGCGCACACGGAGGCTGGCTATCGCCTGTATACCGACGCGGATTTCTTTCGCCTCCAACAGATTCTGGCCCTGAAGTTTCTGGGCTTCGCGCTGGAGGAGATTAAATACTGCTTGCAGGTGGGGCCAACTTCGCTGAAAGAGACGCTGGCCTTGCAAAAGGCGATGATGCAGGAAAAGCGCGCGCGGCTTGAGAGCGTCATCCAGGCGATTTCAGAGACAGAACCCCTGCTGCAAGGCAACGGCCATGACTGGGAAGCGATCATTCATGTGATTCAGGTCATGCACATGGAACAGACCAACGATTGGCGTAAGAAGTACTTTACCGACGAACAACTGAAACAGATGGAGGAATTGAGCAAACAATCGTATAGCGAGGAAGCGCGGCAGAAGCTGGCCGAGTGGGGCAAGAACTGGACGGAAGCCGACCAGGAACGCGCCAACCAGCAGTGGGCCGCGCTCATTGCAGAGTTGAAGCGCCTGGTGGCAAGCAGTCAAGACCCTGCCGGTTCCGAGGCGCAGGCGCTCGCCGGGCAATGGATGGGCATGATTCAGCAGTTCACACGCGGTGACACGGATGTGCTGGAGGGCGTGAAAAAGATGACTTCGGCCAACCTGCGCGGGCAAACGCCTTATCCCCCGTTCTTTGGCAAGGAAGATGGCGCGTTCCTCGACAAAATGCTGGAGACATATCAGGAGCGGCAAGGCGCGTAG
- a CDS encoding helix-hairpin-helix domain-containing protein, with amino-acid sequence MLGVVTGMGKHIPSDYDWSWWPGDPDGAPPSRLEDVEEPETVAASAPMRVVPADPPFFDDAPAAKRPLARSRRYRRAERQRRLARIAAPLLLLGLVAALVVVIRLPDASAAQPTIAQSDEIQAYIVGAVAHPGVYVLRSGDRVYKLIAAAGGLTKDADLARINQAAYVADGEEVFVPRVGQSFPSGLADGGPGKVNINTATAEDMDALLPISLTTAKKIVDYRDAHGPYTTITQLLNVMSRTTFDKIKDFITV; translated from the coding sequence ATGCTGGGGGTGGTTACTGGCATGGGCAAGCACATACCTTCTGACTATGATTGGTCCTGGTGGCCGGGCGATCCCGATGGCGCGCCGCCTTCCCGTTTGGAGGATGTGGAGGAGCCGGAGACGGTTGCTGCATCCGCGCCGATGAGGGTTGTTCCGGCTGATCCCCCGTTCTTCGATGATGCCCCCGCCGCGAAGCGACCCCTGGCGCGCTCAAGGCGCTATCGGCGGGCAGAGCGCCAGCGAAGGCTGGCGCGCATCGCAGCGCCGCTCTTGCTCCTGGGCCTGGTTGCCGCGCTGGTGGTGGTCATCCGCCTGCCGGACGCTTCTGCTGCTCAGCCGACGATTGCGCAATCTGACGAGATTCAGGCGTATATCGTGGGCGCGGTGGCGCATCCGGGCGTGTATGTGCTGCGCAGCGGTGATCGCGTGTATAAGCTCATCGCAGCGGCAGGCGGGCTAACGAAAGACGCTGACCTGGCTCGTATCAACCAGGCGGCGTATGTGGCTGATGGCGAAGAGGTCTTTGTGCCTCGCGTGGGCCAGTCGTTTCCCTCTGGCCTCGCCGATGGCGGCCCCGGCAAGGTCAATATCAATACAGCTACTGCTGAGGATATGGACGCCCTGCTGCCGATCAGTTTGACGACAGCGAAGAAGATTGTTGACTATCGTGACGCGCACGGCCCTTATACGACCATCACCCAACTGCTCAACGTGATGAGCCGCACAACGTTCGACAAAATCAAAGACTTTATCACCGTCTAA
- a CDS encoding J domain-containing protein codes for MMDEITDYYGLLGVEPGANATEIKAAFKRMALKYHPDVYSGSDAEERMRLLLTAYKTLTNPSKRKTYDLAHGISRRAVWDDEEPLTFYRSANGRGFTTSSGRIPTPDKAETSGEKPPTTAAEAETTSQPTETKVPVTFPRLDAGVGAVIALGGFVYNLTMQQAARLREDGRLLGADMPQRLPRADGAPGGRRCVCHRCGHIWVVPPDQRRTSTDRCPRCTAPDWTEYLLLRCQECTAVFESQQIRRYDRVRIGERYYGDFHLCQPYELFPRCPNCRAVRWCAGEEMRLNRRPAQAQGPRPSGPLAQDNGPRPTTSGGIPRATGAFPRMATSGHTGAYPSTRSRKLRTDGVPKMFLTLVFALLILGSLFAIYAILAAH; via the coding sequence ATGATGGATGAGATAACAGATTATTACGGGCTTCTGGGCGTGGAGCCAGGCGCGAATGCCACAGAAATCAAGGCGGCCTTTAAGCGCATGGCCCTAAAGTACCATCCAGATGTGTATTCTGGATCAGATGCTGAAGAGCGCATGCGTCTGCTCTTAACAGCCTATAAGACGCTGACCAATCCCAGCAAGCGCAAGACCTATGATCTGGCGCATGGCATCAGTCGCCGGGCCGTCTGGGATGATGAGGAACCGCTGACGTTCTATCGCTCCGCTAATGGGCGGGGCTTTACCACCTCCAGTGGGCGCATCCCAACCCCCGACAAAGCCGAGACTTCCGGCGAGAAGCCGCCAACCACCGCAGCAGAAGCCGAGACCACTTCCCAACCGACGGAAACGAAGGTACCTGTCACCTTTCCGCGCCTCGATGCAGGCGTGGGGGCTGTCATCGCCCTGGGGGGATTTGTCTATAACCTGACGATGCAGCAGGCCGCCCGGTTACGCGAGGATGGTCGGCTGCTGGGCGCGGATATGCCGCAGCGCCTCCCCCGCGCCGATGGCGCGCCCGGAGGACGCCGCTGTGTCTGTCACCGCTGCGGCCATATCTGGGTTGTGCCGCCTGACCAACGCCGGACCAGCACTGATCGCTGCCCCAGGTGTACGGCCCCCGACTGGACCGAATATCTGCTGCTGCGCTGCCAGGAATGCACCGCCGTGTTCGAGAGCCAGCAGATTCGCCGCTATGATCGCGTCAGGATCGGCGAACGATACTATGGCGATTTCCATCTCTGTCAGCCGTATGAACTCTTTCCCCGCTGCCCCAACTGCCGGGCTGTGCGCTGGTGCGCTGGCGAAGAGATGCGCCTGAACCGACGCCCCGCCCAGGCGCAGGGGCCGCGCCCCTCTGGCCCGCTCGCCCAGGACAACGGCCCACGCCCAACGACTTCTGGCGGCATCCCACGCGCGACGGGCGCGTTCCCACGCATGGCGACCAGCGGGCATACCGGCGCCTATCCTTCGACCCGTTCCAGAAAATTGCGCACCGATGGCGTACCCAAAATGTTTCTCACGCTGGTTTTTGCCCTGCTGATCCTGGGGTCGCTTTTCGCCATCTATGCGATTCTTGCCGCCCATTGA
- a CDS encoding gamma-glutamyl-gamma-aminobutyrate hydrolase family protein gives MARPVIGIPCYAGKRAGALRPLYGNNRAYTKAVEMAGGTPVLIPHFDDLADLEPLCARLDGLLLPGGVDVHPRAYDEEPHTLLGAVDLNEDRLELALANYFLEMDLPILGICRGMQLLNVVARGTLYQDIHAQRPNSLKHAWTGKPRTYRAHSITIAPGTRLADLLGTEPLMVNSFHHQGIKTLGRNAIPSATAPDDLIEGIEFPNHRFVVAIQCHPEELAVAGDERVLRLFQGFVQAATRPTPATYRVAS, from the coding sequence ATGGCTCGTCCTGTAATCGGCATTCCCTGCTATGCAGGCAAACGCGCGGGCGCCCTGCGTCCGCTCTATGGAAACAACCGCGCCTATACCAAGGCCGTCGAAATGGCTGGCGGCACGCCCGTCTTAATCCCCCATTTCGATGATCTGGCCGACCTGGAGCCGCTTTGCGCGCGGCTGGATGGTCTGCTGCTCCCCGGCGGTGTTGACGTTCATCCGCGCGCCTACGATGAAGAGCCGCATACCCTGCTGGGCGCGGTGGACCTGAACGAAGATCGGCTCGAACTGGCGCTCGCCAATTATTTTCTGGAGATGGACCTGCCGATCCTGGGCATTTGCCGAGGCATGCAACTGCTCAACGTCGTGGCGCGCGGCACGCTCTATCAAGATATTCACGCCCAGCGTCCCAACAGCCTCAAGCACGCCTGGACCGGCAAGCCCCGGACATATCGCGCGCATAGCATCACCATCGCGCCTGGCACGCGCCTGGCAGACCTGCTGGGTACGGAACCGCTGATGGTCAACAGCTTCCATCACCAGGGCATCAAGACCCTGGGGCGCAACGCGATTCCCTCGGCAACGGCTCCCGATGACTTGATTGAAGGCATCGAGTTCCCCAACCATCGCTTTGTTGTGGCGATCCAATGCCATCCCGAAGAACTGGCCGTTGCCGGGGACGAGCGCGTGCTGCGACTCTTCCAGGGCTTTGTCCAGGCGGCCACACGCCCAACCCCTGCCACCTACCGCGTAGCAAGTTAA
- a CDS encoding helix-turn-helix domain-containing protein, translated as MGYTHKELPAPQAIVEAWGAFRELVGVTSVRTEEDYQQARALIDTLLDEVAENEEHPLADVLDYFADQVEAYEEEHILIPEAEPREVLRFLMEQHGLKQEDLAECAPQNRISDILGGKRSISKEIAKNLARRFGVHADVFL; from the coding sequence ATGGGATACACACACAAAGAACTACCAGCGCCCCAGGCCATTGTTGAGGCATGGGGGGCGTTTCGTGAACTCGTTGGGGTCACTTCGGTTCGTACTGAAGAGGACTACCAGCAGGCACGCGCGCTGATTGATACGCTGCTGGATGAGGTGGCAGAAAACGAGGAACACCCGCTTGCTGATGTGCTTGACTACTTTGCCGATCAGGTGGAAGCCTACGAGGAAGAACATATCCTGATCCCTGAAGCAGAGCCGCGCGAGGTGCTGCGCTTCCTGATGGAGCAGCATGGATTGAAGCAGGAAGACCTGGCTGAGTGCGCGCCACAGAACAGAATCTCAGATATTCTCGGCGGTAAGCGATCTATCAGCAAGGAGATTGCAAAAAACCTGGCGCGGCGGTTCGGCGTGCATGCTGATGTATTCCTCTAG
- a CDS encoding ComEC/Rec2 family competence protein: MLNDQNRPPKRLIVPVQPSLSASQPPSMAALPDLRGLLLVALVAAWLAGILLASLAALPLWPLLVLSGAAGLLAVLMRRFGRPAPLARWLTLSLLLLACLALGAARLTLASPVGDAAAVSVFIGRGPVVIRGEIGAEPALRERSTLLEVDASSLSLDDGHTWRDVHGSVAVIALGANGPYAPEYGDSVELQGELEPVVGAPAAAPISGASSSTEAAQPPHAVTAPAGIFAAMTFPRLRILERGGGNPALAWLFRLRQRLAQAISQSLPEPEASLLIGILLGLKTSVLRSQYALYQQSGTVHLIVTSGFKVTVLSGLLAAFATRLLGRRWAIVPLLAGICAYVVLSGAGPAAIRAGIMGALLVIAPRAGRSYNLYTSLAFAALLMSAWSPYVLWDVGFQLSLLGTLGIVLITPFLAAWLGRFLGRVPAGRMSASLLAVTLAAQLATLPIQVINFGQLSLVAPFTNLLAVPLLGILLVMGALIGLPGLVVPIVGAAVGWLGWPLLWLVYQIIAQSAALPFSSLSVGPLDIQMAWLYEIGLGMVIAWLLTRPKTTRPIEKPFLTRAQQGHRRRVQARWRLAAAAFLIAAASVTTLATLPDGRLHITWLDVGPGGQAMLIQTPAGHTVLLDGGDHPAALEEALGQRLPFWQRTIDLALLTNPRDGHLLGLLDALGHYHINQAADAGMLHPSAAYASWRAQLAQRGIPYRQIRQGATIQIEPGVILQALSPGPVLSEDEPDEDANALILRLTSPGLRVLFLGETTETTLGALMTNGAGLRADVAQIALPANAAPAGQPVLAELLLIAQPTLLVVTPTSASTRSTGPPAPAPPGAIRTLSVATTGALALAADRSRWWFES, encoded by the coding sequence ATGTTGAATGACCAGAATCGCCCGCCGAAGCGCCTGATCGTCCCGGTGCAGCCATCTTTGTCTGCCAGCCAGCCGCCCTCGATGGCGGCCTTGCCCGATTTGCGCGGCTTGCTGTTAGTGGCGCTGGTGGCTGCCTGGCTTGCTGGCATCCTCCTGGCAAGCCTGGCGGCTCTGCCGCTCTGGCCGCTGCTCGTGCTGTCCGGGGCTGCTGGCCTGCTGGCGGTCCTGATGCGCCGGTTCGGTCGTCCGGCGCCTCTTGCTCGCTGGCTGACTCTGAGCCTGCTGCTGCTGGCGTGCCTGGCGCTAGGCGCGGCGCGGCTCACGCTTGCCAGCCCTGTAGGCGATGCCGCTGCTGTGAGCGTTTTCATTGGGCGCGGCCCGGTGGTCATTCGCGGCGAGATTGGGGCGGAACCTGCTCTGCGCGAGCGCAGCACGCTGCTGGAAGTGGATGCCAGCAGCCTGAGCCTGGATGATGGGCATACCTGGCGAGATGTGCATGGCTCGGTGGCGGTGATCGCGCTCGGCGCGAATGGCCCCTACGCCCCGGAATACGGCGACAGCGTTGAATTGCAAGGGGAACTGGAGCCAGTGGTCGGCGCTCCCGCCGCTGCTCCCATTTCTGGCGCGTCGTCTTCCACTGAAGCCGCGCAGCCTCCCCATGCAGTGACAGCGCCAGCAGGCATCTTTGCGGCGATGACGTTTCCGCGCCTGCGCATTCTGGAGCGCGGCGGCGGGAATCCGGCGCTGGCCTGGCTCTTTCGCCTGCGCCAGCGGCTTGCCCAGGCCATCAGTCAATCGCTGCCCGAACCCGAAGCCTCGCTCTTGATCGGCATTCTGCTGGGATTAAAGACGAGCGTGCTGCGCTCGCAGTACGCGCTCTACCAGCAGTCGGGGACCGTTCACCTGATCGTGACATCGGGATTCAAGGTGACGGTGCTGAGCGGCCTGCTGGCGGCTTTTGCCACGCGGCTGTTGGGCCGTCGCTGGGCCATTGTGCCGCTGCTGGCGGGTATCTGCGCGTATGTCGTGCTGAGCGGCGCGGGTCCAGCGGCGATCCGCGCGGGCATCATGGGCGCGCTGCTGGTCATCGCCCCGCGCGCCGGGCGCTCCTACAACCTGTATACGTCGCTCGCCTTTGCGGCGCTGCTGATGAGCGCCTGGTCGCCCTATGTGCTCTGGGACGTGGGCTTTCAGCTTTCATTGCTGGGGACGCTGGGTATCGTCTTGATCACGCCGTTTCTGGCGGCGTGGCTGGGGCGTTTCCTGGGCCGTGTCCCCGCTGGCAGAATGAGCGCGAGCTTGCTTGCCGTGACGCTGGCGGCGCAGCTTGCCACCCTGCCCATCCAGGTGATCAACTTCGGCCAGCTTTCTCTTGTAGCGCCGTTCACGAATCTGCTCGCTGTGCCGCTGTTAGGGATCTTGCTGGTGATGGGCGCGCTGATCGGGCTGCCGGGGCTGGTTGTTCCTATAGTCGGAGCGGCGGTCGGCTGGCTGGGCTGGCCGCTGCTCTGGCTGGTCTATCAGATCATCGCGCAATCAGCGGCGCTGCCTTTCTCCAGCCTCTCGGTTGGGCCGCTGGATATTCAGATGGCCTGGCTGTATGAGATTGGCCTGGGGATGGTGATCGCCTGGCTCCTTACCCGGCCCAAAACCACCAGACCTATCGAGAAGCCTTTCCTGACCAGAGCGCAGCAGGGCCACAGACGGCGAGTTCAGGCGCGCTGGCGATTAGCCGCAGCCGCCTTTCTCATTGCCGCTGCAAGCGTGACGACGCTTGCTACGCTTCCCGATGGTCGGCTGCATATCACCTGGCTGGATGTCGGGCCGGGCGGTCAGGCGATGCTCATTCAGACGCCTGCCGGGCATACGGTTCTGCTGGATGGCGGCGATCATCCGGCGGCGCTCGAAGAGGCGCTGGGCCAGCGGCTGCCTTTCTGGCAGCGCACGATTGACCTGGCGCTGCTGACGAATCCGCGCGACGGCCATTTGCTGGGGCTGCTCGATGCGCTGGGGCATTATCACATCAATCAAGCGGCAGACGCGGGGATGCTCCACCCCAGCGCGGCGTATGCTTCCTGGCGCGCCCAGCTTGCGCAGCGTGGCATCCCCTACCGGCAGATTCGCCAGGGAGCGACCATTCAGATTGAACCGGGGGTTATCTTGCAGGCGCTTTCGCCCGGCCCGGTGCTGTCAGAGGACGAGCCGGACGAAGACGCCAACGCCCTGATCTTGCGGCTCACCAGCCCTGGTCTGCGCGTCCTCTTCCTGGGCGAGACCACCGAAACAACCCTGGGGGCGCTGATGACCAATGGCGCTGGCCTGCGCGCCGACGTGGCGCAGATCGCGCTGCCTGCCAACGCCGCGCCAGCCGGACAGCCGGTGCTGGCCGAACTGCTCTTAATAGCCCAGCCGACGCTGCTCGTCGTCACGCCGACCTCAGCCTCCACGCGCAGCACCGGCCCACCTGCGCCCGCGCCGCCTGGGGCTATTCGCACGCTGAGCGTTGCCACTACTGGCGCGCTGGCGCTCGCCGCAGATCGCTCGCGCTGGTGGTTCGAGAGCTAG